A single genomic interval of Polaribacter vadi harbors:
- a CDS encoding efflux RND transporter periplasmic adaptor subunit: MKNIYLILLATILFASCADKKEVSVDDVLATNDIAQLKTKKSEITAKQQELAADLKQINDKIDALDDNKNMPLITTYKVKEEVFTHYIELQGSVQTKQNVLIYPEMPGILQSVYVKEGQRVSKGQILAKIDDGGLSQQLAQLEANAAFAKTTFERQKRLWDQKIGSEIQFLQTKTAYESQQSAVNQIKSQLGKATIRAPFSGIIDDVFKERGTVVAPGQGSEIFRIVNLSNMYIETEVPETYIGSITKDKKVEVNFPVLGETVTSKVRQVGNFINPNNRSFKIEIDVPNLSGNVKPNLTARLRLNDYTSENAVLIPQSIISENANGEQFIYIIKDKNANDEAVAERLIIETGKTQGDMIEVIKHLPADSEIIMEGARSVNNGQAVKVINKK, translated from the coding sequence ATGAAAAATATATATTTAATCTTATTAGCAACAATTCTATTTGCTTCTTGCGCAGATAAAAAAGAAGTTTCTGTAGATGATGTTTTAGCAACTAATGATATTGCTCAACTAAAAACTAAGAAATCAGAAATTACTGCTAAACAACAAGAATTAGCTGCAGATTTAAAGCAAATTAATGATAAAATTGATGCTTTAGATGATAATAAAAACATGCCTTTAATTACAACCTACAAAGTAAAAGAGGAAGTTTTTACACATTATATAGAATTACAAGGAAGTGTACAAACCAAACAAAACGTTTTAATCTACCCAGAAATGCCAGGTATTTTACAAAGCGTTTATGTAAAAGAAGGTCAAAGAGTTTCTAAAGGGCAAATTTTAGCGAAAATTGATGATGGTGGACTGTCTCAACAATTAGCACAATTAGAAGCTAATGCTGCATTTGCAAAAACTACTTTTGAGCGTCAAAAAAGATTATGGGATCAAAAAATTGGTTCAGAAATTCAGTTTTTACAAACTAAAACAGCTTACGAATCTCAACAAAGTGCTGTAAATCAAATAAAAAGTCAGTTAGGGAAAGCTACAATAAGAGCACCTTTTTCTGGAATTATAGATGATGTTTTTAAAGAAAGAGGAACTGTAGTAGCTCCAGGACAAGGTTCAGAAATATTTAGAATTGTAAACCTATCTAATATGTATATTGAAACTGAAGTTCCAGAAACCTATATTGGAAGCATCACTAAAGATAAAAAAGTAGAAGTTAATTTCCCTGTTTTAGGAGAAACTGTAACATCAAAAGTAAGACAGGTTGGCAATTTTATCAACCCAAATAATAGATCTTTTAAGATTGAAATTGATGTACCAAATTTAAGCGGAAATGTAAAACCAAACTTAACTGCAAGATTAAGATTAAACGATTATACAAGCGAAAATGCAGTATTAATTCCACAAAGTATTATTTCTGAAAATGCAAATGGTGAGCAATTTATTTACATTATTAAAGATAAAAATGCAAATGATGAAGCTGTTGCAGAACGTTTAATTATTGAAACAGGAAAAACACAAGGAGATATGATTGAGGTTATAAAACATCTTCCTGCAGATTCAGAAATTATTATGGAAGGTGCAAGAAGTGTTAACAATGGTCAGGCTGTAAAAGTGATTAATAAAAAGTAA
- a CDS encoding TolC family protein, whose translation MNKYIYIICFFVFTFSVKAQEKTLQLSLDEAIAFALENSYNAKAAKNDIKSANEKVWETTAIGLPQINAAVDYQNFLKQPVSLLPAAAFDNTSSTVSTVEDYFDLQANREPTAPGGFIPVVFGTPQNMNATVTLTQLLFDGSYLVGLQASKTFLKITTQAEEKTELLTREAVVNAYGNVLVTQSSISILESNIKILQKNYDDAKKIYENGLNEEEDVEQLEITLGNLKNQLKSVQRMEEIAYQMLNLALGSSINTTLILTDNLESLATENIQLGLISEPFNVNNHIDFRIAENNREGSLLNVKLEKSKYLPTLSAFVNYGTQAFSDSFSFFDGDQRWFESSLLGVSLNVPIFSSFSRKSKVSQAKLELETADIRLEETKQRLSLQAQKAQNDYQFSIENYQTAKKNVGLAERIEKKQRIKFFEGISSSFDLLQAQNQLYSQQQSYIQSMLDVISTKAALENALNLPINPTK comes from the coding sequence ATGAATAAGTATATTTACATAATTTGTTTTTTTGTGTTTACATTCTCTGTAAAAGCACAAGAAAAAACACTGCAACTTTCTTTAGATGAAGCTATAGCTTTCGCTTTAGAAAATAGTTATAATGCTAAAGCAGCAAAAAACGACATTAAATCTGCGAACGAAAAAGTTTGGGAAACAACCGCTATTGGTTTACCACAAATTAATGCAGCTGTAGATTATCAAAACTTTTTAAAACAACCTGTTTCCTTATTACCAGCTGCAGCTTTCGATAATACAAGCAGTACAGTATCTACTGTAGAAGATTATTTTGATTTGCAAGCAAATAGAGAACCAACTGCTCCAGGTGGTTTTATTCCTGTAGTTTTTGGAACACCTCAAAACATGAATGCTACTGTAACATTAACACAATTGCTTTTTGATGGTTCTTATCTTGTAGGTTTACAAGCTTCGAAAACTTTCTTAAAAATTACAACACAAGCTGAGGAAAAAACAGAATTATTAACAAGAGAGGCTGTTGTAAACGCTTATGGGAATGTATTGGTTACTCAAAGTAGTATTTCCATTTTAGAAAGTAACATTAAAATTCTTCAAAAAAATTATGATGATGCTAAAAAAATCTACGAAAATGGTTTGAATGAAGAAGAAGATGTAGAACAACTAGAAATTACTTTAGGGAATCTTAAAAACCAATTAAAGAGTGTGCAAAGAATGGAAGAAATAGCCTATCAAATGCTAAATCTTGCTTTGGGAAGCTCTATAAATACAACGCTAATTTTAACGGATAATTTAGAGAGTTTAGCTACTGAGAATATTCAGTTGGGATTAATTTCTGAACCTTTTAATGTAAATAATCATATCGATTTTAGAATCGCAGAAAATAACAGAGAAGGCAGTCTTTTAAATGTAAAGTTAGAAAAAAGCAAATATTTACCAACTTTAAGTGCTTTTGTAAATTATGGCACACAAGCTTTTTCTGATTCGTTTAGCTTTTTTGATGGCGATCAACGTTGGTTTGAATCTTCTCTTTTAGGCGTAAGTTTAAACGTACCTATTTTTAGTAGTTTTAGTAGAAAATCGAAAGTATCTCAAGCAAAATTAGAATTAGAAACTGCTGATATACGTTTGGAAGAAACCAAACAACGTTTAAGTTTACAGGCTCAAAAAGCACAAAATGATTATCAATTTAGTATCGAAAATTATCAAACTGCAAAAAAGAATGTTGGTTTGGCAGAAAGAATCGAAAAGAAACAGCGTATAAAATTCTTTGAAGGTATTTCTTCTAGTTTCGATTTATTACAAGCACAAAACCAACTATACAGTCAACAACAAAGCTATATACAATCTATGTTAGATGTAATTTCTACCAAAGCAGCTTTAGAAAACGCATTAAATTTACCAATTAACCCAACTAAATAA
- a CDS encoding TetR/AcrR family transcriptional regulator, producing MKEKIVEKSTELFLNLGFKSVTMDEIASALGVSKKTIYKYFKNKTELVAAVTDYMFSNICNGINMICDLNKNPIDEIFDIKRFVMSNLKDEKSSPQYQLQKYYPKIYASIKGKQFDVMQDCVIENLNHGIDQGFYRKNIEVTFISRIYFSGMMSIKDKDLFPLNDYSMNTLMNHFLEYHLRGICTEKGIKQLENQLENNQ from the coding sequence ATGAAAGAAAAAATAGTAGAAAAATCAACTGAATTATTCTTAAACCTAGGTTTTAAGAGTGTAACCATGGATGAAATTGCTAGTGCTTTAGGAGTTTCAAAAAAAACTATTTATAAATATTTTAAAAATAAAACAGAACTTGTTGCTGCTGTAACAGATTATATGTTTTCTAATATTTGTAATGGTATAAATATGATTTGCGATTTAAATAAAAATCCTATTGACGAAATTTTTGACATCAAAAGATTTGTAATGTCTAATTTAAAAGACGAAAAATCTTCTCCTCAATATCAATTACAAAAATATTATCCTAAAATATATGCATCTATAAAAGGCAAACAATTTGATGTTATGCAAGATTGTGTAATAGAAAATCTAAACCATGGAATTGATCAAGGTTTTTATAGAAAAAATATTGAAGTTACTTTTATTTCTCGCATTTATTTTTCTGGAATGATGTCTATAAAAGACAAGGATCTTTTCCCTTTAAATGACTATTCTATGAATACTTTAATGAATCATTTTTTAGAATATCATTTAAGAGGTATTTGTACAGAAAAAGGAATCAAACAATTAGAAAATCAACTAGAAAACAACCAATAA
- a CDS encoding efflux RND transporter permease subunit, with protein sequence MEKKNKQVDKEFKLSSWAINNKTTIYVLMFLILYLGISAYFTMPRENFPEINETKIYISSVYPGNTAEDIEKLITNPLEDKLKSVSNVVEITSTSQEDYSIITVEFDEKIDVDKAKQKVKDEIDQETAGEDWPTFNGAKVTPNVFELSMSEEIPILNINISGNYPVAKLKEYGEYLQDEIEDLTEIKKVDIRGAQDKEVEVAVDIYKMMAAKVSFDDITNAINRGNVTMSAGNFITSQQRRTIRIIGEIDEPSDLGDFVVKSENGNITYLTDVAQISFKDKDKTTYAREDGHAVVMLDVKKRSGENMVAAADKIGEIVKEAKANNFPQDLKVTIANDQSPKTIGQVDDLVNNIIFGVILVVIVLMFFLGFKNAIFVGFAIPMSMFMSLMILGAMGYTLNTMVLFGLIMGLGMLVDNGIVVVENVYRLMDEEGMTRIEAAKKGIGEIAFPIIISTATTVAAFIPLGLWPGIMGQFMVILPITLSIVLGSSLFVAIFFNSVLVSQFMSTEDKDMPLKSIIRLTSIMAVVGLLIFFFGGEYNGLGTLILFTAIMLWVYRLFLRKAANYFQKNSLVSLENWYERQLKRSLSGWMPYILVAGTFILLIFSFIGFGASVASQRTKIEFFPDNKPNQIIVYIEYPEGTDIEKTNQITKEIEQKVFGVLNQDQYTDGDYNYMVESTVSQVGEGAGNPQTDGGSSAEMPHKGKITASMREYKFRRGEDSELLRQKVQAALVGIYPGVLISVEKDANGPPAGAPVNIELNGEDYEELIFTAERMRDYLNTQSISGVDELKIDVNKSKPGMQVLVDRKKAGELGVSTGQVGSQLRASIFGNKAGIYKKDGEDYDIYVRFNKEDRYDKSAVFNQKITFRDQASGKIKEIPVSAVASQSNSSGFSAIKHKDVKRVVTVYSALSPGETDAGAVVARIQNSMKSFKDLPKGIKIDYTGQIEEQNKQMAFLMGAFFTGLMLIFFILIFQFNSVSKPGIIMLAIFLSFIGVFGGLVISGAPFVIMMTMVGIISLAGIVVNNGVVLLDYAQLLIDRRKIEDDVADEDYLPLDRLFETVVKAGKARLRPVLLTAITTILGLIPLAIGLNINFFTLFSEFDANIYMGGDNVVFWGPLAKTVIYGLLIATFLTLIVVPILFFLITKFKMRIKGVLPHQLEKKENENLAFSEDVRIDNKNQI encoded by the coding sequence ATGGAGAAAAAAAACAAACAAGTAGACAAAGAATTTAAACTTTCTTCATGGGCAATAAATAATAAAACTACTATTTATGTCCTAATGTTTTTAATTCTCTATTTAGGAATTTCGGCATATTTTACGATGCCTAGAGAGAATTTTCCAGAGATAAATGAAACTAAGATTTACATTAGTTCTGTATATCCAGGAAACACTGCAGAAGATATTGAAAAGCTAATTACAAACCCTTTAGAAGATAAATTAAAGTCGGTTAGTAATGTGGTTGAAATTACCTCTACATCTCAAGAAGATTACTCAATTATTACTGTTGAGTTTGATGAAAAGATTGATGTAGACAAAGCAAAACAGAAGGTAAAAGACGAAATAGATCAAGAAACTGCTGGCGAAGATTGGCCAACTTTTAATGGTGCAAAAGTTACGCCTAATGTTTTTGAGTTGAGTATGTCTGAAGAAATTCCGATTTTAAATATCAACATTTCTGGAAATTATCCTGTTGCAAAACTGAAAGAATATGGAGAGTATTTGCAAGATGAAATTGAAGATTTAACAGAAATCAAAAAAGTAGATATTCGTGGAGCACAAGACAAAGAAGTAGAAGTTGCTGTAGATATTTACAAAATGATGGCTGCAAAAGTCAGTTTTGATGATATTACAAACGCTATAAATCGTGGAAACGTAACCATGTCTGCTGGTAATTTTATTACAAGTCAGCAAAGAAGAACCATTAGAATTATTGGTGAAATTGATGAACCATCAGATTTAGGAGATTTTGTAGTAAAATCTGAAAACGGAAATATTACCTATTTAACAGATGTTGCTCAAATTTCTTTTAAAGATAAGGACAAAACTACCTACGCAAGAGAAGATGGTCATGCAGTTGTAATGCTAGATGTTAAGAAAAGATCTGGTGAAAATATGGTGGCTGCTGCAGATAAAATTGGCGAAATTGTTAAAGAAGCAAAAGCAAATAATTTTCCTCAAGATTTAAAAGTTACCATTGCAAATGATCAATCTCCAAAAACAATTGGGCAAGTAGATGATTTGGTGAATAACATCATTTTTGGAGTAATTTTAGTAGTAATTGTGTTGATGTTTTTCTTAGGATTTAAAAACGCAATTTTCGTTGGTTTTGCAATACCAATGTCTATGTTTATGTCTTTAATGATTCTAGGAGCCATGGGTTATACCTTAAATACCATGGTGCTATTTGGGTTGATTATGGGACTTGGAATGTTGGTAGATAATGGAATTGTGGTTGTAGAAAACGTATACCGTTTAATGGATGAAGAAGGAATGACCAGAATTGAAGCTGCCAAAAAAGGGATTGGAGAAATTGCTTTTCCAATTATCATATCTACAGCTACAACAGTTGCAGCCTTTATTCCTTTAGGTCTTTGGCCAGGAATTATGGGGCAATTTATGGTTATTTTACCAATTACATTGTCTATTGTTTTAGGTTCATCTTTATTCGTTGCCATTTTCTTTAACTCGGTTTTGGTTTCTCAATTTATGAGTACAGAAGATAAAGATATGCCACTAAAAAGCATCATTAGATTAACATCTATTATGGCTGTTGTTGGTTTGTTAATTTTCTTTTTCGGAGGCGAATATAATGGTTTAGGAACCTTAATTTTATTCACAGCAATTATGTTGTGGGTATATAGATTATTTTTAAGAAAAGCAGCAAATTATTTCCAAAAAAACAGTTTAGTTTCTTTAGAAAATTGGTATGAAAGACAATTAAAAAGATCACTTTCTGGTTGGATGCCTTATATTTTAGTGGCAGGAACTTTTATTTTATTAATTTTTTCTTTTATAGGTTTTGGTGCATCAGTTGCATCACAAAGAACAAAAATTGAGTTTTTTCCTGATAACAAACCAAATCAAATTATTGTTTATATAGAATATCCTGAAGGAACAGATATTGAGAAAACGAATCAAATTACCAAAGAAATTGAGCAGAAAGTATTTGGCGTTTTAAATCAAGATCAATACACAGATGGAGATTATAATTATATGGTAGAAAGTACAGTTTCGCAAGTTGGTGAAGGTGCTGGAAACCCACAAACAGATGGAGGTTCCTCTGCAGAAATGCCACATAAAGGAAAAATTACAGCTTCCATGCGTGAGTATAAATTTAGACGTGGAGAAGACAGTGAATTGCTTCGTCAAAAAGTACAAGCTGCTTTGGTTGGTATTTATCCTGGAGTTTTAATTTCGGTTGAAAAAGATGCAAATGGACCACCTGCAGGAGCGCCTGTAAACATCGAATTAAATGGTGAGGATTATGAAGAATTAATTTTTACAGCAGAAAGAATGCGTGATTATTTGAATACGCAAAGTATCTCTGGTGTTGATGAATTAAAAATTGATGTAAACAAATCGAAACCAGGAATGCAGGTTTTGGTAGATCGTAAAAAAGCGGGTGAATTAGGAGTTTCAACTGGGCAAGTTGGTTCTCAATTAAGAGCATCAATCTTTGGAAATAAAGCAGGTATTTATAAAAAAGATGGCGAAGATTATGATATTTACGTTCGTTTTAATAAAGAGGATAGATATGATAAAAGTGCCGTTTTTAATCAAAAAATAACCTTTAGAGATCAAGCTTCTGGTAAAATTAAGGAAATACCAGTTTCTGCTGTGGCTTCACAAAGTAACAGTTCTGGTTTTAGTGCCATAAAACACAAAGATGTAAAACGTGTGGTAACTGTATATTCTGCACTTTCTCCTGGAGAAACAGATGCTGGTGCAGTTGTGGCTAGAATCCAAAATTCTATGAAGAGTTTTAAGGATTTACCAAAAGGAATTAAAATTGATTATACAGGTCAAATTGAAGAGCAAAACAAACAAATGGCGTTTTTAATGGGCGCATTTTTTACAGGTTTAATGCTAATTTTCTTTATTTTGATTTTCCAATTTAACTCGGTTTCTAAACCAGGAATTATTATGTTGGCAATCTTTTTAAGTTTCATTGGTGTATTTGGTGGTTTGGTAATTTCTGGAGCTCCATTTGTTATTATGATGACGATGGTTGGTATTATTTCACTTGCAGGAATTGTAGTAAATAATGGTGTGGTTCTTCTAGATTATGCACAACTTTTAATTGATAGAAGAAAAATAGAAGATGATGTTGCAGACGAAGATTACTTGCCTTTAGATCGTTTATTTGAAACTGTTGTAAAAGCTGGAAAAGCACGTTTACGTCCTGTTTTATTAACAGCAATTACCACAATTTTAGGATTAATTCCTTTAGCAATTGGTTTAAATATTAACTTCTTTACTCTTTTTAGTGAGTTTGATGCTAATATTTATATGGGTGGAGATAACGTTGTTTTCTGGGGTCCATTAGCAAAAACTGTAATTTATGGTTTGTTAATCGCAACGTTTTTAACGTTGATAGTTGTTCCTATTTTATTCTTTTTAATTACAAAGTTTAAAATGAGAATTAAAGGAGTTTTACCTCATCAATTAGAAAAAAAGGAAAATGAAAATCTTGCTTTTAGTGAAGATGTAAGAATTGACAATAAAAATCAAATTTAA